A part of Paraliobacillus zengyii genomic DNA contains:
- a CDS encoding glutaredoxin family protein, whose translation MEVIVYSADSCIYCKKQRDFLERQGIDFVEKDIRKSKDSLNEFKELEGKGTPLTIIKEDDEIVTKITGFNHKQLVQVLQL comes from the coding sequence ATGGAAGTAATCGTGTATTCAGCAGATTCTTGCATTTACTGTAAAAAACAAAGAGATTTTCTTGAAAGACAAGGTATTGACTTTGTAGAGAAAGATATAAGAAAAAGCAAGGATAGTTTGAATGAGTTTAAAGAATTAGAAGGAAAAGGAACACCACTCACTATCATTAAAGAGGATGATGAGATTGTAACTAAAATTACAGGTTTCAATCACAAACAATTAGTTCAAGTTCTACAATTGTAA
- a CDS encoding tyrosine-type recombinase/integrase, translated as MFHSVSGSLTPHIFRHSHVSLMTEAGIDIATIMEKVGHEDIKTTKHVTNKIKKDASAKVRTLYENVLLDLILK; from the coding sequence ATTTTTCACTCTGTTTCTGGTTCATTAACTCCACACATATTTAGACACTCGCACGTTAGTCTGATGACAGAAGCAGGGATTGATATTGCGACGATCATGGAGAAGGTTGGTCATGAGGACATTAAAACAACGAAACACGTTACAAATAAAATAAAAAAAGACGCTTCCGCCAAAGTGAGAACTTTGTACGAAAACGTCTTATTAGACTTAATTTTAAAATAA
- a CDS encoding phosphatase PAP2 family protein, translating to MKFIKKITIILLLTMLTMASFELPVLAASQYSDQEHSKPSKPEGTTGEINTNPPEVGQPLPVVDNGGNANDSTLKNIAATNPFINILDGFDLVWSINQPTWRDGTALTEPSAFDKVANYGDGPSVYFDGYKNDATKVVADKKTYANEEIKDAETWEANIKYVEDVTQNRTDEEALAAYYDDQRDKIYSMMDAYGPLANDYVDIVNPITSVLRTTEEMNQVLEEMTVEDQSQGMGDWEESELSDAMDLVALIRFRNPSSSNPSKYFFSSPRPYRMNSNGEVIEVVDANGLPVWETIGSGDSVVAELPSGGNIETGEKHFQQYETNVEVIPALEYVRRKAEDGRGKDGAFPSGHTSAAYLSTFGFAYATPERYAEFLTRAAQMGENRIVTGMHSPLDVIGARIQSTAMTAYAFNLTENQEVLDKAYVNAGEVFGELAESEEMSLYEYAHTVTEGYTFESAYDEQEWEDHDANKTFYREKLTYGLPQNGTIGLDPVVPKGAEVLLETRQPYLTDEQRREVLYTTEIESGYPVIDESNGWGRIDLVTAADGYGAFLNNVTVDMDASKGRFNAQDWWRNDITGSGMLTKQGTGILTLTGDNSYTGGTLLQGGSLEATSTTAFGEGDLYLENGTVLVNVDEPLNLNGNVTMEAGSLDIAIDNDETQLNVDGLLYLDGGDLNLDLSNYEMDKAADITLMTAGDVSGQFDNITADDYEVTVTYNNNSVVAHVKAIDNSDPVSPDPEDSEDPVDPEAPDDSEAPNKQTSVTLTPDVTNGEATIGTDSLDQLADHGELRIELLDHNDSVNLAFTSDQIKWLKENSITIIIQLKNVSLQLAASNFTNGSESASILLDRLADIDEALSVVYDFEIKQGEKELNTFDEKVTLTYSVDRNKVNDENQVQLFYWNPELEEWEAIGGEWQDGNVTAQTDHFSTYTVFEQEEIEQQPVTDDEQKLPETATTIYQYLLVGFLLFLSGMFFLFMRKRTA from the coding sequence ATGAAATTCATCAAAAAAATAACGATAATACTACTACTTACAATGCTAACTATGGCTTCTTTTGAGCTTCCTGTTCTAGCAGCTAGTCAATATTCTGATCAGGAGCACTCAAAACCTTCAAAACCAGAAGGGACTACTGGAGAAATAAATACAAATCCTCCTGAAGTTGGACAACCTTTACCTGTAGTCGATAATGGTGGAAATGCTAATGATTCTACATTAAAGAACATAGCTGCGACTAATCCTTTTATTAATATTTTAGACGGTTTTGATCTAGTATGGTCAATTAATCAACCAACTTGGAGAGATGGAACAGCGTTAACTGAACCAAGTGCATTTGATAAGGTTGCAAACTATGGTGACGGACCTTCTGTTTATTTTGATGGATATAAAAATGATGCTACAAAAGTAGTAGCAGATAAAAAAACATATGCTAATGAAGAAATCAAAGATGCAGAGACTTGGGAAGCTAATATTAAATATGTTGAAGATGTTACTCAAAACAGAACGGATGAAGAGGCGTTAGCAGCCTATTATGATGATCAACGAGATAAGATATATAGTATGATGGATGCTTATGGTCCTTTAGCTAATGACTATGTGGATATAGTTAATCCAATAACAAGTGTTTTAAGAACTACTGAAGAAATGAATCAAGTATTAGAAGAAATGACTGTTGAAGATCAAAGCCAAGGAATGGGAGATTGGGAGGAGTCTGAACTTTCAGATGCGATGGATTTAGTTGCTTTAATAAGATTTAGAAATCCTTCTTCGTCAAACCCATCGAAGTACTTTTTCTCTTCTCCAAGACCATACAGAATGAATTCAAATGGAGAAGTGATAGAAGTTGTTGATGCGAACGGCTTACCTGTTTGGGAAACAATTGGTAGTGGTGATAGTGTAGTAGCTGAATTACCTTCAGGTGGTAATATAGAAACAGGTGAAAAACATTTCCAACAGTATGAAACAAATGTTGAAGTAATCCCTGCATTAGAATATGTAAGAAGAAAAGCGGAAGACGGGAGAGGTAAAGATGGTGCTTTTCCAAGTGGGCATACAAGTGCAGCTTATTTGTCGACATTTGGTTTTGCATACGCAACACCGGAAAGATATGCTGAATTTTTAACAAGAGCAGCTCAAATGGGAGAAAATAGAATAGTGACGGGCATGCACTCGCCACTTGATGTTATAGGAGCAAGAATACAATCAACTGCAATGACTGCCTACGCATTCAACCTTACAGAAAACCAAGAAGTATTGGATAAGGCTTATGTAAATGCTGGAGAGGTATTCGGTGAATTAGCTGAATCAGAAGAAATGAGTTTGTACGAATATGCACATACTGTAACAGAGGGATATACGTTTGAAAGTGCGTACGATGAACAAGAGTGGGAAGATCATGATGCAAATAAAACTTTCTATCGTGAAAAACTCACTTATGGATTACCTCAAAATGGAACGATAGGTTTAGACCCTGTAGTACCTAAAGGGGCAGAGGTTTTATTAGAAACGCGTCAACCTTATTTGACAGACGAACAACGTAGAGAAGTATTGTATACCACAGAAATTGAATCAGGCTATCCTGTTATAGACGAGTCAAATGGTTGGGGTAGAATTGATTTGGTAACTGCAGCTGATGGCTATGGTGCGTTTTTAAATAATGTAACTGTTGATATGGATGCTTCAAAAGGAAGATTCAATGCCCAGGATTGGTGGAGAAATGATATTACTGGTAGCGGTATGCTTACCAAACAAGGGACGGGAATCCTTACATTGACAGGAGATAATAGTTATACAGGAGGCACGTTGCTACAAGGTGGATCGTTAGAAGCTACTTCTACGACTGCTTTTGGTGAAGGCGATCTTTATTTAGAAAATGGTACAGTTTTAGTTAATGTAGATGAACCTCTGAATTTAAACGGTAACGTAACAATGGAAGCTGGAAGCCTAGATATTGCAATCGATAATGACGAAACTCAACTAAATGTAGATGGACTGTTGTACCTTGATGGTGGGGATCTGAATTTAGATCTATCTAATTATGAAATGGACAAGGCTGCGGATATTACTTTAATGACTGCTGGTGATGTGTCTGGTCAATTCGATAATATAACTGCAGATGATTACGAGGTAACTGTCACTTATAACAATAATAGTGTCGTTGCACATGTCAAAGCAATCGATAATTCTGATCCAGTTTCACCAGATCCTGAAGATTCAGAAGACCCTGTCGATCCAGAAGCTCCTGATGACTCAGAAGCTCCAAATAAACAAACCAGTGTTACCTTGACGCCTGACGTTACCAATGGAGAGGCAACGATCGGAACAGATTCGCTCGATCAGCTAGCTGATCATGGTGAATTAAGGATAGAATTACTTGATCATAATGATTCTGTTAATCTAGCATTTACTTCTGACCAAATAAAATGGCTGAAGGAGAATAGTATAACGATCATCATTCAGTTGAAAAATGTCAGCTTGCAACTAGCTGCCTCCAATTTCACTAATGGATCTGAGTCTGCATCAATTCTGTTAGATCGTTTAGCTGATATAGATGAAGCATTGAGTGTGGTCTATGATTTTGAAATCAAACAAGGCGAAAAAGAATTAAATACCTTCGACGAAAAAGTGACACTGACTTATTCTGTTGATAGAAACAAAGTAAATGATGAAAATCAGGTGCAACTTTTCTATTGGAATCCAGAACTCGAAGAATGGGAAGCAATCGGTGGAGAGTGGCAAGATGGAAACGTGACAGCACAAACCGATCACTTCAGCACCTATACCGTTTTTGAACAGGAAGAAATAGAACAACAGCCTGTAACGGACGACGAACAAAAACTACCGGAAACAGCCACTACGATCTATCAGTACTTATTAGTAGGATTTTTACTCTTCTTAAGTGGCATGTTCTTCCTCTTCATGAGAAAAAGAACAGCGTAA